In Tachysurus vachellii isolate PV-2020 chromosome 10, HZAU_Pvac_v1, whole genome shotgun sequence, the following proteins share a genomic window:
- the LOC132852356 gene encoding digestive cysteine proteinase 2-like, with product MYKKTGKLVPLSKQQLLDCSTENRGCLGGLMNLAFDYVKENGISTEESYPYEAKKGSCRYNPYTVEATCDGYININSGDEYALKEAVATIGPISVAIDARHTSFNNYKSGIYIEPNCSSTTLNHAVLVVGYGTENGKDYWLVKNSWGLNFGD from the exons ATGTATAAGAAAACGGGAAAACTGGTGCCGCTAAGCAAGCAGCAGCTGCTAGACTGCAGTACAGAAAACAGGGGATGCCTGGGTGGCTTGATGAACCTGGCATTTGACTACGTTAAAGAGAATGGGATAAGCACAGAAGAATCCTACCCTTACGAAGCCAAG AAAGGATCTTGCCGATATAACCCATACACCGTTGAAGCCACCTGCGATGGCTATATTAACATAAACAGTGGGGATGAATATGCCTTAAAGGAAGCTGTGGCCACGATTGGACCAATTTCAGTTGCAATAGATGCAAGACACACATCCTTCAACAACTATAAATCAG GCATATATATTGAACCTAACTGTAGCAGTACTACACTGAATCATGCTGTCCTGGTTGTTGGATATGGCACTGAGAACGGAAAGGATTACTGGCTGGTTAAGAACag ctGGGGTCTCAATTTCGGCGATTAA